A DNA window from Kitasatospora atroaurantiaca contains the following coding sequences:
- a CDS encoding DJ-1/PfpI family protein, translating into MNHVPYRIGVLAFNGCFASEAFGFADLMTVANQVAGHLHGDTAPRFEVAIVAARRRVTASGGVPVGVVAVPTSLDLLVVPGFELLPTQDLDARMGALGREVDVIGQLAGRGVPIASICLGAFLLGEAGLLDGRRATTAWLFARALAARYPQATVDEKALIIRPPVPPRLSANQRPPGVCGGEVDVRRSRSSTRTVRCRSTGICPTRSGRCCGRSAIHVHAVHVPRHRPVVPGVLTPALGRVIRPRRPRPPSAAGRPAGT; encoded by the coding sequence ATGAATCACGTACCGTACCGAATCGGCGTCCTGGCCTTCAACGGGTGCTTCGCCTCGGAGGCGTTCGGATTCGCCGACCTGATGACGGTGGCGAACCAGGTTGCCGGGCACCTCCACGGCGACACGGCGCCCAGGTTCGAGGTCGCGATCGTGGCCGCCCGCCGCCGGGTGACCGCCTCCGGCGGTGTCCCCGTCGGCGTGGTCGCCGTGCCCACCTCGCTCGACCTCCTGGTCGTACCGGGCTTCGAGCTGCTCCCGACCCAGGATCTGGATGCTCGGATGGGCGCCCTTGGCAGAGAGGTCGATGTGATCGGGCAGCTCGCCGGGCGCGGGGTGCCGATCGCGTCGATCTGTCTCGGGGCGTTCCTCCTCGGGGAGGCCGGGCTGCTCGACGGGCGCCGGGCGACGACCGCCTGGCTGTTCGCCCGGGCCCTGGCCGCTCGCTACCCGCAGGCGACGGTGGACGAGAAGGCCCTCATCATCCGGCCCCCGGTGCCACCGCGCCTGTCGGCCAACCAGCGGCCCCCTGGGGTTTGCGGTGGGGAGGTCGACGTTCGCAGGTCGCGATCGTCGACCAGGACGGTGCGGTGCAGGTCAACCGGAATCTGTCCAACGAGGTCGGGACGGTGCTGCGGGCGATCGGCGATCCACGTTCATGCGGTCCACGTGCCGCGGCACCGGCCGGTGGTGCCAGGCGTTCTCACGCCCGCCCTGGGGCGCGTCATCCGCCCGCGGCGTCCTCGGCCTCCCAGCGCAGCAGGTCGCCCGGCTGGCACTTGA
- a CDS encoding zf-HC2 domain-containing protein produces MTPPQDQHLDAGAYVLGLLEADERARFEDHLATCALCTAEVDELSGLEPLLAEFADATRPAATPPEVGRPQAATVPDPLPRPSEELLDRLVGQVTQARRASRTRRLFLVAAAAVLIVGGPLAGALAAGAGSDHGGTVTAHSTSPAQDLMDHGEPHTATDPATHVVATVALETKKWGTHVALRLGNVSGPLVCDLVAVSRTGERQTVTTWSVPPAGYGIPGSPDALVTHGGSALQRSDIDHFEVRTLDGRQLVAIPV; encoded by the coding sequence ATGACGCCGCCGCAGGACCAGCACCTCGACGCCGGCGCGTACGTCCTCGGTCTCCTCGAAGCGGACGAGCGCGCCCGGTTCGAGGACCACCTCGCCACTTGCGCCCTCTGCACGGCCGAGGTCGACGAACTCTCCGGCCTCGAACCGCTGCTCGCCGAGTTCGCCGACGCGACCCGCCCGGCTGCCACGCCTCCGGAGGTCGGCCGTCCGCAGGCCGCCACCGTTCCCGACCCGCTGCCGCGCCCCAGCGAGGAGCTCCTGGACCGCCTGGTCGGCCAGGTGACACAGGCCCGCCGTGCCAGTCGAACCAGGCGCCTCTTCCTGGTCGCCGCAGCCGCCGTGCTGATCGTCGGCGGACCACTGGCCGGGGCGCTCGCCGCGGGGGCCGGCAGCGACCACGGCGGTACGGTGACCGCCCACTCCACCAGCCCCGCCCAGGACCTGATGGACCACGGCGAGCCGCACACCGCGACCGACCCCGCGACCCATGTGGTGGCCACCGTCGCCCTGGAGACGAAGAAGTGGGGCACCCACGTGGCCCTGCGGCTCGGCAACGTCTCCGGCCCGCTGGTCTGCGACCTGGTCGCCGTGTCCCGCACCGGCGAACGCCAGACCGTCACCACCTGGTCCGTCCCGCCGGCCGGCTATGGCATCCCCGGCTCTCCGGACGCGCTCGTCACCCACGGCGGCTCGGCTCTGCAGCGCTCCGACATCGACCACTTCGAGGTCCGCACCCTGGACGGCAGGCAACTCGTCGCGATCCCCGTCTGA
- a CDS encoding glycosyltransferase family 4 protein, with amino-acid sequence MRVAIVTESFPPEVNGVAHSVLRTAEHLARRGHQPLVITPAPARGAHCPPHSFGPEETPLPVVRIPSVPLPGYPQVRIALPSSRLATAIAGHRPDLVHLAGPFVLGARAAQVAQRLGLPAVAVYQTDLAGYAQAYRVGRGLGSAAAWHRIRTIHRSAARTLAPSTPAAHDLTANGVPRVKLWPRGVDSARFHPSHRDEALHRALAPNGEVLVGYVGRLAPEKRVDLLAGACGLPGVRVVVIGDGPSGPALRTALPGAVFLGRRTGAELARYFATLDLFVHTGPLETFCQTIQEAMASGVPVVAPAVGGPLDLVGHRRTGLLVPPRDAKAVTRAVAALAAEPELRAAYGRAGRADVTARTWEAVGDLLLRHYREVLAEHHGTPLPTAPAPTMPAPAPVALAEEQPV; translated from the coding sequence ATGCGAGTAGCCATCGTCACCGAGTCCTTCCCTCCCGAGGTCAACGGCGTCGCCCACAGCGTGCTGCGGACCGCGGAGCACCTGGCCCGCCGTGGCCACCAGCCCCTGGTCATCACCCCGGCCCCCGCGCGGGGCGCCCACTGCCCGCCGCACTCCTTCGGCCCCGAGGAGACTCCGCTGCCGGTGGTGCGGATCCCCTCCGTTCCGCTGCCCGGCTACCCGCAGGTGCGCATCGCCCTGCCCAGCTCCCGCCTCGCGACCGCCATCGCCGGCCACCGGCCCGACCTGGTGCACCTGGCCGGGCCGTTCGTGCTCGGCGCGCGGGCCGCACAGGTCGCCCAGCGGCTCGGCCTGCCCGCGGTCGCGGTGTACCAGACCGACCTCGCCGGCTACGCCCAGGCGTACCGGGTCGGCCGCGGGCTCGGTTCGGCCGCCGCCTGGCACCGGATCAGGACGATCCACCGCTCGGCCGCCCGCACCCTCGCCCCCTCCACCCCGGCCGCGCACGACCTCACGGCCAACGGAGTACCCCGGGTGAAGCTCTGGCCGCGCGGCGTGGACTCCGCCCGGTTCCACCCGAGCCACCGCGACGAGGCGCTGCACCGCGCCCTCGCACCCAACGGCGAGGTGCTGGTCGGCTATGTCGGCCGGCTCGCCCCCGAGAAGCGCGTCGACCTGCTCGCCGGGGCGTGCGGGCTGCCCGGCGTACGGGTGGTGGTGATCGGGGACGGCCCCAGCGGGCCCGCCCTGCGTACGGCCCTGCCCGGCGCGGTGTTCCTCGGCCGCCGCACCGGAGCGGAACTCGCCCGGTACTTCGCCACCCTGGACCTCTTCGTGCACACCGGCCCGCTGGAGACCTTCTGCCAGACCATCCAGGAGGCGATGGCGAGCGGTGTCCCGGTGGTCGCCCCCGCGGTCGGCGGGCCGCTGGACCTGGTCGGCCACCGCCGCACCGGCCTGCTGGTCCCGCCGCGGGACGCCAAGGCGGTCACCCGGGCCGTCGCCGCACTGGCCGCCGAGCCGGAACTGCGGGCCGCCTACGGCCGGGCCGGGCGGGCGGACGTGACGGCCCGTACCTGGGAAGCCGTCGGTGACCTGCTGCTGCGTCACTACCGGGAGGTGCTGGCCGAGCACCACGGCACACCTCTGCCGACCGCGCCCGCACCGACGATGCCGGCGCCCGCGCCCGTGGCACTCGCGGAGGAACAGCCGGTATGA
- a CDS encoding sigma-70 family RNA polymerase sigma factor has product MTDHPLTSRHPSGRPEPVPDEELIRLLHQEHAGPLLGFVLRLVGGDRQQAEDVVQETLVRAWRNAQRLDVDAGSLRPWLVTVARRIVIDGHRGRLARPREVDSSHLEAVPAEDELDKALRLMAVSEALDDLTPAHREIIVETYLKGRTANEAADALGIPPGTVRSRVFYALRSLKLALEERGVTS; this is encoded by the coding sequence GTGACAGACCATCCGCTGACCAGCCGACACCCTTCAGGGCGTCCGGAGCCCGTACCGGACGAGGAGCTGATACGGCTCCTCCACCAGGAGCACGCCGGGCCTCTGCTCGGCTTCGTGCTGCGGCTGGTGGGCGGTGACCGGCAGCAGGCCGAGGACGTGGTCCAGGAGACCCTCGTTCGGGCCTGGCGCAACGCCCAGCGTCTGGACGTCGATGCGGGGTCCCTGCGTCCGTGGCTGGTCACCGTCGCCCGGCGTATCGTGATCGACGGCCATCGCGGCCGACTCGCCCGGCCCCGGGAGGTCGACTCCTCGCACCTGGAGGCCGTGCCGGCCGAGGACGAACTCGACAAGGCGCTCCGGCTGATGGCCGTCTCCGAGGCACTCGACGACCTCACCCCGGCCCACCGCGAGATCATCGTCGAGACCTATCTGAAGGGCCGCACCGCCAACGAGGCAGCCGACGCACTCGGCATACCGCCCGGCACCGTCCGGTCCCGGGTCTTCTACGCGCTTCGCTCGCTGAAGCTCGCGCTCGAGGAACGAGGAGTAACGTCATGA
- a CDS encoding SGNH/GDSL hydrolase family protein gives MPLRFAALGDSLTEGVGDPAPVGRRGWAALLAPALSDGPVDFHNFARSGVLSRDLTTDQLPAATALRPHFAAVVVGGNDTLRAGFDIGRTAHHLDTAMHALHAEGTVLLTACLPDPGLLLGLPQPLARPLARRMRAVNAVVHALSDRYGAVHLHVAELPWQEERPLVSVDRLHPSAAGHHRIAREFHTRLTAHGHRLGAAPAAEPSAPPPGRLADAWWMATQGTRWVAARCTDLLPGLLALAAVETRHLLRGSTAELDERSTRATASALARLHLAPAARAGVAGGVLTDEQAGIRTESVSDTVVSRSASASR, from the coding sequence ATGCCGTTGAGATTCGCCGCCCTCGGCGACTCGCTCACCGAGGGGGTGGGCGATCCTGCCCCGGTCGGCCGACGGGGCTGGGCCGCCCTCCTGGCTCCGGCCCTGTCCGACGGGCCGGTGGACTTCCACAACTTCGCCCGGAGCGGCGTGCTCAGCAGGGATCTGACGACTGATCAGCTACCGGCCGCGACCGCCCTGCGGCCGCACTTCGCCGCCGTGGTGGTCGGCGGCAACGACACCCTGCGCGCCGGCTTCGACATCGGCCGGACGGCACATCACCTGGACACCGCGATGCACGCGCTGCACGCCGAGGGCACGGTGCTGCTCACCGCCTGCCTGCCGGACCCGGGCCTGCTGCTGGGTCTGCCGCAGCCGCTCGCCCGCCCGCTGGCGCGCCGGATGCGGGCGGTCAACGCCGTGGTGCACGCGCTCTCCGACCGCTACGGAGCGGTTCACCTGCATGTGGCCGAGCTGCCCTGGCAGGAGGAGCGCCCCCTGGTGAGCGTGGACCGGCTGCACCCGAGCGCGGCGGGCCACCACCGGATCGCCCGCGAGTTCCACACCCGGCTGACCGCGCACGGGCACCGACTCGGCGCGGCCCCCGCCGCCGAGCCCTCGGCCCCTCCCCCGGGCCGGCTCGCCGACGCCTGGTGGATGGCGACCCAGGGCACCCGCTGGGTCGCGGCGCGCTGCACCGACCTGCTCCCGGGACTGCTCGCCCTGGCCGCCGTGGAGACCCGCCACCTCCTCCGCGGCAGTACCGCCGAGCTCGACGAACGGTCCACCCGTGCCACGGCCTCCGCCCTGGCCCGCCTGCACCTTGCTCCCGCGGCGCGGGCCGGCGTTGCCGGTGGAGTTCTGACCGATGAGCAGGCAGGTATCCGGACTGAGAGTGTCAGTGACACGGTCGTTTCGAGATCGGCTAGCGCAAGTCGGTGA
- a CDS encoding helix-turn-helix domain-containing protein: MPIAVDIDVMLARRKMSVGELADRVGITPANLAVLKNGRAKAVRFATLAALCEVLKCQPGDLLRWEAEDAAGG; the protein is encoded by the coding sequence ATGCCGATCGCCGTCGACATCGACGTGATGCTGGCCAGGCGGAAGATGTCCGTGGGCGAGCTCGCGGACCGCGTAGGGATCACTCCCGCCAACCTGGCGGTACTCAAGAACGGCCGCGCCAAGGCGGTACGCTTCGCGACGCTCGCCGCGCTCTGCGAGGTGCTCAAGTGCCAGCCGGGCGACCTGCTGCGCTGGGAGGCCGAGGACGCCGCGGGCGGATGA
- a CDS encoding DUF2975 domain-containing protein, whose translation MGKLTVRALRAVLAVVLAGTVFVQALMVWALATDPEDGSLPLTPLRVITILGMVSAQVALVCVWRLVAMVRRGTVFSPAAFRYVDGVIGAIVAAALVWFAVTALNAPGQRDDPGVTVIMGGVGVAILGVALIVLVLRMLLAQAVARDVEAAQMQAELDEVI comes from the coding sequence ATGGGAAAGCTGACAGTGCGTGCGCTGCGCGCCGTGCTCGCGGTGGTGCTCGCCGGCACCGTGTTCGTACAGGCGTTGATGGTGTGGGCGTTGGCCACCGATCCGGAGGACGGGTCGCTCCCGCTGACCCCGCTGCGCGTGATCACGATCCTGGGGATGGTGTCGGCCCAGGTCGCCCTGGTCTGTGTATGGCGGCTGGTGGCGATGGTGCGACGCGGAACCGTGTTCTCCCCCGCCGCCTTCCGGTACGTGGACGGCGTGATCGGCGCGATCGTGGCGGCTGCCCTCGTGTGGTTCGCGGTCACGGCCCTCAATGCGCCGGGCCAGCGGGACGACCCGGGCGTCACCGTGATCATGGGCGGGGTTGGCGTGGCCATCCTGGGGGTCGCGCTCATCGTGCTCGTGCTGCGGATGCTGCTCGCCCAGGCCGTCGCGCGCGACGTCGAAGCGGCGCAGATGCAGGCCGAGTTGGACGAGGTGATCTGA
- a CDS encoding glycosyltransferase: protein MTTPLRIVRVANFVTPVSGGLRTALHHLGAGYLAAGHLPVLVVPGRRHGDEWTAQGRVITLPGPAVPGSGGYRVLTDRRAVARTLAGLAPDRLEVSDRTTLRWTGDWARSRGIRSVMVSHESAAGVLGTWGVRASASRVLADRLNARTARAYDTVVCTTAWSAAEFRRIGARNVVQAPLGVDLELLNPERYDAAVRARYADPGQVLLVLCSRLSTEKRPDRALDALAELRRRHRVPAVLAVAGTGPLRRRLEARARDQRLPVRFLGHLAEREELAALLASADAVISPGPVETFGLAALEALACGTPVAVSRSSALPQIIGAAGAVADDTGAGFGEAVRELLSRPEAERRAAARARAEGFGWDTAVAAFLAAHGARGATAPTAQPSEGSS, encoded by the coding sequence ATGACCACCCCGCTGCGCATCGTCCGGGTGGCCAACTTCGTCACCCCGGTCTCCGGCGGCCTGCGCACCGCCCTGCACCACCTCGGGGCGGGCTACCTCGCCGCCGGGCACCTGCCGGTCCTGGTCGTGCCCGGCCGCAGGCACGGCGACGAGTGGACCGCCCAGGGCCGGGTGATCACCCTCCCCGGGCCCGCCGTTCCGGGCAGCGGCGGCTATCGGGTGCTCACCGACCGGCGTGCCGTCGCACGGACGCTGGCCGGGCTGGCCCCCGACCGCCTGGAGGTCTCGGACCGGACCACGCTGCGCTGGACCGGCGACTGGGCCCGCAGCCGGGGCATCCGCTCGGTGATGGTCTCCCACGAGAGCGCCGCCGGGGTCCTCGGCACCTGGGGCGTGCGCGCCTCCGCCTCGCGGGTGCTCGCCGACCGGCTCAACGCCCGTACCGCCCGTGCGTACGACACCGTGGTGTGCACGACGGCCTGGTCCGCCGCCGAGTTCCGGCGGATCGGGGCACGCAACGTCGTCCAGGCGCCGCTGGGCGTCGACCTGGAGCTGCTGAACCCCGAGCGGTACGACGCCGCCGTGCGGGCCCGGTACGCCGATCCCGGGCAGGTGCTGCTGGTGCTGTGCTCCAGGCTGTCCACCGAGAAGCGGCCCGACCGGGCGCTGGACGCACTCGCCGAGCTGCGACGCCGGCACCGGGTGCCGGCCGTACTCGCGGTGGCGGGGACGGGACCGCTGCGCCGCCGGCTGGAGGCGCGGGCCCGTGACCAGCGGCTTCCGGTCCGCTTCCTCGGCCATCTCGCCGAGCGTGAGGAGTTGGCGGCGCTGCTGGCGAGCGCGGATGCCGTCATCTCTCCCGGACCGGTGGAGACCTTCGGTCTGGCCGCCCTGGAGGCCCTGGCCTGCGGGACGCCGGTCGCGGTGAGCCGCTCCTCCGCACTGCCGCAGATCATCGGCGCTGCGGGAGCGGTCGCGGACGACACGGGAGCCGGATTCGGCGAGGCCGTACGGGAGTTGCTGTCCCGACCGGAGGCCGAGCGACGCGCGGCGGCCCGCGCCCGGGCCGAGGGCTTCGGGTGGGATACGGCCGTGGCGGCCTTCCTGGCCGCCCACGGCGCCCGGGGAGCCACGGCACCCACCGCTCAGCCTTCGGAGGGGAGTTCGTGA